A window of Ardenticatenales bacterium genomic DNA:
AACGGTTCAATGGTGTGCAGCGACCGATCAATGAAGTAGGCGACATCCATGCAAAAGCGCGGATGGGGGCTGCTGAAGTCGTCGAGGGCGTGGTGCATGTGGGCCACGGCCTGCCCATATCGCCGCGCCAGGGTTGCCGGTTCCTGCGCGTAAGAGATTTCCGCGCCGGGGGCCTCGGTGAATAGCGCCAGGTAACGGGTTCCCTCCACGGCGGAAACGGCGCAGAAGTATTGACCATCCCGATAAGGAACCGGTTGCGCCGCCGGGAATCCTTTCCGCTTCAGGTGGTTGAGTACGTCCAGTTCGTATTGAATGTCGGCCAATGTGCGCCAATGACGACGGTATGCCCGCAGGTAGTAGATGCCGGCATTCCTCATACAAACCTGATACGTGTGATTAAACCCACCGGAGTAAAACCGGCATCCCGTCACCTCATCCTCCACAAACCCCGGCAGAACCTCCTCTATCAGCGCTGCCGGAGAAAGAATCGAGGCAATCGCCGGAAAAGGACCATTCATTTTCTACTCTCCTTTGACCCCATCGCGCCGTCGCCTGAATATCCGGCCCGATTCGTGACGACTAGCCACCTATCGGGGAAAACTGGAGATTGGACCCATCTGGCTTAGCAGTTACCAAAAAAGCCTGAATCCCCGTTTCCCGCGTTAATCCGTGTCTCAAGTAACCGTCCGAAAACAACTTCACACTTTTTACGGACGGTTACTGACAAGCTGTCACGGACAGCCGCTGTCCGTGACAGCCGCTGTCCATGAATGGCCGCTGTCCGCACATTTCCGCTAACTTAATTGCAGACAGCCACGACCGAGATCGGCTCATGGATGCCAGGAAAGGGTGGGCACAGCCGCCGGCTGCGCGTACGGACCATTCGCCAGGTCATCAAAATACCCGTTCGCCTTCAAGCCGCCGTAGGAAAAAAGTGCCTGCCCCGCCGTGCCAATCGCCCGCGCCATGTCGATGCGGGCCTCAATTTCGGCAAAAGTGCAGTACCCCGTGCCAATGCCCGGAATCACAAAACGCCCCGCGCTGCTGGCCTGGAAATCCGCCGTCAACGTCTCCCACCGCTGCTGCGTCCAGAAGCCCGGATTGTCACAATCATAGCTACCAGGGTAAATCATGGGCGAAATACTGTCAATGTAACCGCCCGCCACCCACGCCTTTGAGTCCTGATAGTAGTCGTAATACCCTTCCTGCCCGCCCCAGTTCCAGATGTCAATGTAGATGGGCCAGACGGCGGCGGACAACCAGAGACCCGGCTTGAGCGGCACAACCTGGTCATAAAACTTGGCAACCGTCCCGTTCACCTGCGCCCGCTGCCAATCCCCGTAGCTTAAGTAGCCATCGGGCGGAGTGGTGAAGCAGTTCGCGCCCGCGCTGGCCTCGCTCACCGGGTCGCAGGAGGTGTTCACACCTTCGTAGCGAATGTGGTCCAGATGGATGCCGTCAATATCGTAGCGCGTTACCAGGTCCGCGCCCACCGCCAGCAGGTGATCATCCACGAAAGTGGACGCGGGCGAAGCGCGCAGGTAACTGCTGCAAGCCACGTTGTAGCTGGTGTTCCATTGCAGCCCGTTTAACCGGCTCCCCGTGACGCCGTGGAAATCGCGCAAATCATAGTAGAACGGGCGCGGCAGCACGTTTTCCGCGGGCGGCGTCTGGCAATCGTCCCACACGGGATAGACGTTCAGGTAGGCGTGAACCTGGATACCCTGCCCGTGCGCCGCCTGCACCAGCGTCGCCAGCGGATCCCAATACGGGCTGGGCGGCTGGCCGAACACGCCGCTGACGCGCTTCGCCCACGGCTCCAAGCCCGGCGCATAATAAGCGTCCGCATTGGCCCGCACCTGGAAGAAGATGACGTTGATGTGCGCGGAGGCGGCGTCGTTGACGATCTCCTCAATTTTGGCCGGGTCGGCGGGTTGGACACTGCTCGTCCAGTCAAAGCGC
This region includes:
- a CDS encoding family 10 glycosylhydrolase; the encoded protein is MQRRILVGLLFCGVLGLLLVIVVSARTLQDARLYEPLWAKAEPTPTITPAPTPTATPTPSGVEFRGMWVTRFDWTSSVQPADPAKIEEIVNDAASAHINVIFFQVRANADAYYAPGLEPWAKRVSGVFGQPPSPYWDPLATLVQAAHGQGIQVHAYLNVYPVWDDCQTPPAENVLPRPFYYDLRDFHGVTGSRLNGLQWNTSYNVACSSYLRASPASTFVDDHLLAVGADLVTRYDIDGIHLDHIRYEGVNTSCDPVSEASAGANCFTTPPDGYLSYGDWQRAQVNGTVAKFYDQVVPLKPGLWLSAAVWPIYIDIWNWGGQEGYYDYYQDSKAWVAGGYIDSISPMIYPGSYDCDNPGFWTQQRWETLTADFQASSAGRFVIPGIGTGYCTFAEIEARIDMARAIGTAGQALFSYGGLKANGYFDDLANGPYAQPAAVPTLSWHP
- a CDS encoding phosphotransferase, yielding MNGPFPAIASILSPAALIEEVLPGFVEDEVTGCRFYSGGFNHTYQVCMRNAGIYYLRAYRRHWRTLADIQYELDVLNHLKRKGFPAAQPVPYRDGQYFCAVSAVEGTRYLALFTEAPGAEISYAQEPATLARRYGQAVAHMHHALDDFSSPHPRFCMDVAYFIDRSLHTIEPFLSHRPHDWAYVRQFAATLRERLLALPVAELEQGFCHGDLQGYHANMTADGTLTFFDFDCGGESYRAYDLAVFLWCCRLEDAIAARWPSFLHAYRETRPISDLDTRAIPLFVCARYLWHMGVHTQNSVDWGVDFLNDRYFDTHLQRLRDAEADYLTHSQLPTDRPT